Part of the Candidatus Zixiibacteriota bacterium genome, ATTGAAAGCCTTGATGCCATAATTGTCGAGGAAATATTTTACCGCCAGATATGACTGGGCGTAAGCGGTATGCGCCTTCCCTTCCGGGAAGAGATTCATCTTTTCGATTTCGTCAAGCGGAATCAGGTTGTTAAAAAGAACGGCGCGAGTCATGCTGATATTATCTTCCCATCCCCATTCGGAGGAGAGAAACATCGCCAGCCCCTCATCGAGCCAGCGGGGGGCGCGGCCAAAACCGAGGCGCTCGGATAAAGCGAGATGAGTGTACTCATGCTGCAGCAGTTCCCGCAGCGATTTTCCGACCGGGAAACGGGCGGGAGATTTGATGACAACTGTCTGCCGGTAGGGCATGGCGACTGCGGCGCCCCAGTCG contains:
- a CDS encoding peptidase MA family metallohydrolase, yielding DWGAAVAMPYRQTVVIKSPARFPVGKSLRELLQHEYTHLALSERLGFGRAPRWLDEGLAMFLSSEWGWEDNISMTRAVLFNNLIPLDEIEKMNLFPEGKAHTAYAQSYLAVKYFLDNYGIKAFNIFLDSLSRRHSVDSALFAAIGATYEGYETEFFDYLRKRYTFMSLFIDTLYIWIILAAVVVIGFILNFLKKRRYYRRWEEEDRLQSRDFDYGDPTKPEATDDDENKPWA